The genomic DNA GTTCTGGCTGCTTTCGTGGGCATTATTACTCCGCCATTAATTATTTGCACCAGTTTGGGATTAGATGCCGCGAATACAAGCTATTTGATCAGTATGTCGCTGTTTGCGTCTGGGATCTGTACATTTATTCAATGTAAGAAAATTGGACCTATAGGATCGGGATTGTTGAGCCTTCAGGGTACGAGCTTCGCTTTTCTAGGGCCGATTTTAGGCGTTGGCACTGTGGCATTGCAGGGAGGTAAAACACCTGAGCAGGCGCTAGCATTAATTTTTGGCGTTTGCTTCTTTGGCTCTTTTGTCGAAATCATTCTCAGTCGATTTCTGCATTTGATGGATAAAATCATCACGCCAGTTGTCTCTGGTACGGTGGTAATGATTATTGGGCTGGGCTTAATCAAGACTGGAATTACCAGTTTGGCTGGTGGAGCGGCTGCATTAGCAAAAAATGATGGTTCATTTGGAAGTTGGCAGAACCTCGCTCTCGGAGGTACGGTACTTCTGTTAGTTGTGGTACTCACCCTATCAAGAAATCGATATCTGCGGATGGGGGCGATCGCGATCGGACTTGGGGTTGGCTATATCATCTCGCTGTTTCTGGGCATTGTCGATTTTAGTTCTTTAAGCAAGCTGCCCGCCTTTAGCTTACCAATTCCGTTTCGCTATGGTATGAGCTTCGACTTTGCTGCCTTCGTCCCATTTATCCTGTTGTATGTGCTGACAGCGATTGAAACGGTTGGAGACTTAACTGCTACCTCTGCTGTTTCTAAGGAACCCGTTAAGGGTGCGCTTTACATCCGGCGCATTAAGGGTGGAGTGCTCGGTGATGGAGTCAACTCGCTGATTGCTGCTGTGCTAAATACCTTCCCAAACACAACCTTTAGCCAAAATAATGGTGTGATTCAAATGACAGGAGTTGGTAGTCGTTATGTCGGCTTCTTTGTCGCTGGGATTTTTGCTATTCTAGGCTTGCTCCCGATTGTGGGCGGTGTGTTTCAAGCGATTCCCCAGCCTGTCTTGGGTGGTGCGACACTGGTGATGTTCGGCTCGATCGCTGTTGCTGGGTTGGGAATTGTTGCTTCGGCAGGATTAGATCGGCGATCGATGATTATCGTGGCTGTTTCTCTCGGCTTAGGCTTAGGGGTGGTATTCATGCCTCAGATTTTTGCTAATAAGCCACCACTATTTAACAACCTTTTTGGTTCTGCTATTTCCACTGGGGGGTTGACTGCGATGCTTCTCAGTTGGCTGTTACCTAACAATGAGAGTTTGGTTTCTCCTGAGACAGATCCATCGGTCTAACGGTTATACTTTCTAATGGTTATACTTTGGGTAGATCGTCTCCCAAAGTTTGTCCTTAAGAATCGCCGTGTCTATGCCTACGGCAGGCTAGGCCAAAAGACGGGGAGTGTCAAACCAAGGGTAAGAGAATTTCAAATTCAGTGCCGATACCAAGTTGCGATCGCATCCTGAATCTTCCACCATGCTTAGCCGTGACAATTTGATAGCTCACGGCTAGACTTGTCTCTTTCTCAGCGCGTTTTTCTGTAGAAAAGGATTGTAGAATTCTCTGCTGTTTCCCTGAAGACATCCCCGGCCCATTGTCAGCAATACGAATAGAAACCCACCGCAGTAATGGTCTTTCGGCATCCACAGGCGGCTCTGGGGAACAAACTTCTGTAGTAATTTCAATTCTGGGTTTATGAGCTGGGTCTTTGAACACTACACCTCTAAATTCTTTCGCTAATTCCTGACTAACAGCTTCATTAATCAAGGCGTTGATGGCATTAGTCAAAATATTCATGAACACTTGGTTTAGCTGTCCTGCATAACAAGGCACTGGTGGTAAGTATCCATAATTTTTTACTACTTCTATTTCTCCTGTTAGTCGGCTCTTTAATAGCAAAACAATCCCGTCAATGACCGCGTGCAAGTCAGCGGGTTTGGGATGTACTTCATCTATGTGGCAAAAGTTTTGCAAACTTGTTGCTAATTTAGTCAGGCGTTCGGCTCCCGATCTAATACTACCAATGGTTCGCGGCAAATCTTTTTGTAAAAAATCAAATTCTATTTCTTGTTTTAGCTGGGAAATTTCTTCGGGAATCTCTGGCCAAAGGGCTTCGTAAGCAGATAGCAATTCTATTAAATTCTCGCTGTAACCTGTGACGTAAGTTAAGTTACCCCAAATAAAACCAACTGGATCTAAAATTGCGTGTGCTACGCCATCTACTAAACGCCCCAAGCTTGCCATTTTCTCACTTTGAATCATTTGAGCTTGGGCGCGTTCGTATCGCACTTGAGTTTCGATACCTCGAATTTGCCAATAGGCGATATTTAAAGCATGAACGTCTAATAATCGGTAAGATTTGGATTCCGACTGTACAGTGATGATTGGTTCTCC from Kamptonema formosum PCC 6407 includes the following:
- a CDS encoding uracil-xanthine permease family protein, with protein sequence MIEANTDLAVEEIPTTENSVRPSELLYGLTDKPPVGEAIFVAFQHVLAAFVGIITPPLIICTSLGLDAANTSYLISMSLFASGICTFIQCKKIGPIGSGLLSLQGTSFAFLGPILGVGTVALQGGKTPEQALALIFGVCFFGSFVEIILSRFLHLMDKIITPVVSGTVVMIIGLGLIKTGITSLAGGAAALAKNDGSFGSWQNLALGGTVLLLVVVLTLSRNRYLRMGAIAIGLGVGYIISLFLGIVDFSSLSKLPAFSLPIPFRYGMSFDFAAFVPFILLYVLTAIETVGDLTATSAVSKEPVKGALYIRRIKGGVLGDGVNSLIAAVLNTFPNTTFSQNNGVIQMTGVGSRYVGFFVAGIFAILGLLPIVGGVFQAIPQPVLGGATLVMFGSIAVAGLGIVASAGLDRRSMIIVAVSLGLGLGVVFMPQIFANKPPLFNNLFGSAISTGGLTAMLLSWLLPNNESLVSPETDPSV
- a CDS encoding sensor histidine kinase, which translates into the protein MFVGNKLDSKSSGPSLSEASNQDLSLESTLRDLPLYHFQVLSTCLGVTVTEIFEKYPLLPGVILTEEGEFVGMMSRRRLLEYLLKPQALELFLNLPLKVLYSYARTEMLVLPESTTILIAAQQAFRRSPELQGEPIITVQSESKSYRLLDVHALNIAYWQIRGIETQVRYERAQAQMIQSEKMASLGRLVDGVAHAILDPVGFIWGNLTYVTGYSENLIELLSAYEALWPEIPEEISQLKQEIEFDFLQKDLPRTIGSIRSGAERLTKLATSLQNFCHIDEVHPKPADLHAVIDGIVLLLKSRLTGEIEVVKNYGYLPPVPCYAGQLNQVFMNILTNAINALINEAVSQELAKEFRGVVFKDPAHKPRIEITTEVCSPEPPVDAERPLLRWVSIRIADNGPGMSSGKQQRILQSFSTEKRAEKETSLAVSYQIVTAKHGGRFRMRSQLGIGTEFEILLPLV